The proteins below come from a single Beutenbergia cavernae DSM 12333 genomic window:
- a CDS encoding TetR/AcrR family transcriptional regulator yields the protein MGLREVKKQETRRRIAAAAFELFARHGYDNVPVARVAREAGVSEATLFNYFPTKEDLFFSGLGAFGDRLIAAVASRGSGTSVVAAFRDHVLDVGGFVAGLAAGDTQALAEARRVNLVVAESPALRSREDAMFARESADLAEALLGEVADGEVTDADVVLAGSLASALVGVHRELVHLVRRRVLDGDRIAELADDVVRLGGLAFDRLGRGLEA from the coding sequence ATGGGCTTGCGCGAGGTGAAGAAGCAGGAGACGCGGCGACGCATCGCGGCAGCCGCGTTCGAGCTCTTCGCCCGACACGGGTACGACAACGTCCCGGTCGCCCGCGTCGCCCGCGAGGCGGGCGTGTCGGAGGCGACGCTGTTCAACTACTTCCCGACGAAGGAGGACCTCTTCTTCTCGGGGCTCGGAGCCTTCGGGGATCGGCTCATCGCCGCCGTCGCATCACGCGGCTCCGGGACATCCGTCGTGGCCGCTTTCCGCGACCACGTCCTGGACGTCGGCGGCTTCGTCGCCGGCCTTGCCGCGGGTGACACCCAGGCGCTGGCCGAGGCGCGGCGCGTCAACCTGGTGGTCGCGGAGAGCCCGGCGTTGCGGTCCCGCGAGGACGCGATGTTCGCCCGCGAGAGTGCGGACCTCGCGGAGGCGCTGCTGGGCGAGGTCGCCGACGGCGAAGTGACCGATGCGGACGTCGTCCTCGCGGGATCCCTGGCGAGCGCCCTGGTCGGCGTCCATCGCGAGCTCGTCCACCTCGTCCGACGACGCGTGCTGGACGGCGACCGCATCGCGGAGCTCGCGGACGACGTCGTCCGGCTCGGCGGCCTCGCGTTCGACCGGCTCGGTCGGGGACTCGAGGCGTAG
- a CDS encoding DUF6069 family protein, producing the protein MSYPNGAEPVPDPRLTVNAGRFWAGAAATAVVAALIGLVGVVVLFNVFDVDLDPINVLDAGSLMGTYTLHGFVAAILAAGLLHLLIVTTPRPLAFFGWIMALATAVAAVLPFGYADLTTAVATAGLNIVIGAAVWSLLAGVARMTTARRVPPVDPAVPPPGPPQAPPRRPPSY; encoded by the coding sequence ATGAGCTACCCGAACGGTGCGGAGCCGGTCCCTGACCCACGACTCACGGTGAACGCGGGCCGCTTCTGGGCCGGCGCAGCGGCCACGGCGGTGGTGGCGGCGCTCATCGGGCTCGTCGGCGTCGTCGTCCTGTTCAACGTCTTCGACGTGGACCTCGACCCCATCAACGTGCTCGACGCGGGTTCGCTCATGGGGACCTACACCCTGCACGGGTTCGTCGCCGCGATCCTCGCGGCCGGTCTCCTGCACCTGCTGATCGTGACGACGCCGCGTCCCCTGGCGTTCTTCGGGTGGATCATGGCACTCGCCACGGCCGTGGCCGCCGTCCTCCCGTTCGGCTACGCAGACCTGACGACGGCGGTCGCCACCGCTGGGCTGAACATCGTCATCGGCGCTGCCGTCTGGTCGTTGCTCGCGGGCGTCGCGAGGATGACGACGGCGCGGCGCGTGCCGCCCGTCGATCCCGCCGTTCCGCCGCCCGGTCCCCCGCAGGCACCGCCACGCCGTCCGCCGTCGTACTGA
- the cimA gene encoding citramalate synthase, protein MTTLPALAGTAVQVYDTTLRDGAQQEGMNLTVADKLAIAPLLAELGVAIIEGGWPGAIPKDTEFFKRAEKELDLGDVELAAFGSTRKAGSRAHDDAQVRALLDSGAPVVTLVAKSDIRHVERALRTDGPENLAMIADTVRYLVGEGRRVIVDAEHFFDGYVFDADYALAAVAAAFEAGAETVTLCDTNGGMLPDGVHEIVAAVRARSGGRLGMHAHNDSGCAVANTLAAVAAGATHVQGTVNGYGERTGNADLVAVVANLELKLGATALTPGGLDDAMRISHAISEITNISPYARQPYVGASAFAHKAGLHASAIRVDPDLYQHADPTRVGNDMRMLVSDMAGRASIELKGRELGFDLAGQDDVLGRVTHRVKDAEAQGYTFDAADASFALLLREEVDGARPQFFTMESWRVSVHYLPRHSPDTDAEATVKLHAGGERIVATGEGNGPVNALDHALRRALLPAYPEIADFELIDFKVRLIDTSHGTDAVTRVLIETTDGQDVWSTVGIGPNILEASYEALSDSLVFGLLARGVEPR, encoded by the coding sequence ATGACCACGCTCCCCGCCCTCGCGGGCACCGCCGTCCAGGTCTACGACACGACGTTGCGCGACGGCGCGCAGCAGGAGGGCATGAACCTCACCGTCGCCGACAAGCTGGCGATCGCGCCGCTGCTCGCGGAGCTGGGTGTCGCGATCATCGAGGGTGGTTGGCCCGGGGCGATCCCGAAGGACACGGAGTTCTTCAAGCGCGCGGAGAAGGAGCTGGACCTCGGCGACGTCGAGCTGGCCGCGTTCGGCTCGACCCGCAAGGCCGGGTCGAGGGCGCACGACGACGCGCAGGTCCGTGCCCTGCTCGACTCCGGCGCGCCGGTGGTCACGCTCGTCGCGAAGAGCGACATCCGGCACGTCGAGCGCGCCCTGCGCACCGACGGCCCCGAGAACCTCGCCATGATCGCCGACACCGTGCGCTACCTCGTGGGCGAGGGACGCCGCGTCATCGTCGACGCCGAGCACTTCTTCGACGGGTACGTCTTCGACGCCGACTACGCGCTCGCCGCCGTCGCCGCCGCGTTCGAGGCCGGCGCGGAGACAGTCACCCTGTGCGACACGAACGGGGGCATGCTGCCCGACGGCGTCCACGAGATCGTCGCCGCCGTGCGCGCCCGCAGCGGCGGGCGGCTCGGCATGCACGCCCACAACGACTCCGGCTGCGCCGTCGCCAACACGCTCGCCGCTGTCGCGGCCGGGGCGACGCACGTCCAGGGCACCGTCAACGGGTACGGCGAGCGGACCGGGAACGCCGACCTCGTGGCCGTCGTCGCGAACCTCGAGCTGAAGCTCGGCGCGACCGCTCTCACCCCCGGCGGTCTCGACGACGCGATGCGCATCTCGCACGCCATCAGCGAGATCACCAACATCAGCCCGTACGCCCGGCAGCCCTACGTCGGGGCGAGCGCGTTCGCCCACAAGGCGGGTCTGCACGCGAGCGCCATCCGGGTGGATCCCGACCTGTACCAGCACGCCGACCCCACGCGCGTCGGGAACGACATGCGGATGCTCGTCTCCGACATGGCCGGGCGCGCGTCCATCGAGCTCAAGGGCCGCGAGCTGGGCTTCGACCTGGCGGGGCAGGACGACGTGCTCGGGCGCGTCACCCACCGCGTCAAGGACGCGGAGGCCCAGGGCTACACGTTCGACGCCGCCGACGCGTCGTTCGCGCTGCTGCTGCGCGAGGAGGTCGACGGCGCCCGCCCGCAGTTCTTCACGATGGAGAGCTGGCGCGTGTCGGTGCACTACCTTCCCCGCCACAGCCCGGACACGGACGCCGAGGCCACGGTCAAGCTGCACGCGGGCGGCGAACGGATCGTCGCGACCGGCGAGGGCAACGGTCCGGTCAACGCGCTCGACCACGCGCTGCGCCGGGCGCTGCTCCCGGCCTATCCCGAGATCGCCGACTTCGAGCTCATCGACTTCAAGGTCCGCCTCATCGACACGTCGCACGGCACGGACGCCGTCACGCGGGTGCTCATCGAGACGACCGACGGGCAGGACGTGTGGAGCACCGTCGGCATCGGCCCGAACATCCTCGAGGCGAGCTACGAGGCCCTGTCCGACTCGCTCGTGTTCGGGCTGCTCGCCCGGGGGGTCGAGCCGCGCTGA
- a CDS encoding helix-turn-helix domain-containing protein has translation MGRVSDPAEPLSAVGPRLRALRHERGLTLSELAERTGISTSTLSRLESGGRKPTLELLLPLARVHGVPLDDLVGAPPTGDPRVHIRPVYRYGQTILPLGQGSGGLQAFKHLIPAGPVPVPGTQQAHEGYEWIYVLHGRLRLLLGEHDFVLAQGEVAEFNTRTPHWFGRADTEAVELLSLYGPQGERMHVRARPKR, from the coding sequence ATGGGCAGGGTGAGCGATCCCGCGGAGCCCTTGTCCGCCGTCGGCCCCCGCCTGCGGGCGCTCCGCCACGAGCGAGGTCTCACGCTGTCGGAGCTCGCCGAGCGCACGGGCATCTCGACGTCCACCCTGTCGCGCCTGGAGTCCGGCGGGCGCAAGCCGACACTCGAGCTGCTCCTGCCGCTCGCGCGGGTGCACGGCGTCCCCCTCGACGATCTCGTCGGCGCTCCCCCGACCGGTGACCCGCGCGTCCACATCCGCCCGGTGTACCGGTACGGGCAGACGATCTTGCCGCTCGGGCAGGGTTCGGGCGGCCTGCAGGCGTTCAAGCACCTCATCCCGGCCGGCCCGGTGCCCGTCCCGGGCACGCAGCAGGCGCACGAGGGATACGAGTGGATCTACGTGCTGCACGGCCGGCTCCGCCTGCTGCTGGGCGAGCACGACTTCGTGCTCGCCCAGGGCGAGGTGGCGGAGTTCAACACGCGAACCCCGCACTGGTTCGGGCGCGCCGACACGGAGGCCGTGGAGCTCCTCAGCCTCTACGGCCCGCAGGGCGAGCGCATGCACGTGCGGGCACGCCCGAAGCGGTAG
- a CDS encoding NAD(P)/FAD-dependent oxidoreductase: MSERDDVADVVVIGGGAAGLSAAVNLGRARRSVVVVDAGRPRNAPAEGVHAFLTRDGTPPAELLAAGRAEVERYGGRIVRAAVREAAGTVGDFTVSLDDGGRVRARRMLLATGVRDELPDVPGLRARWGRDVVHCPFCHGWEIADRRIGVVGSPMAVHQALLFRGWSDDVTLFLRDAIEPSEEEWAKLAARGIAVVDGALAAVEVTGDAVTGVVLADGTVRPVDALVVAPRVHADVVPGLGVAATEHPAGVGTYVATDQVGATSVPGVWAAGNLADPMAQVIQAAAAGTRAGAAIVADLLEEELREALSSARGLALSP; the protein is encoded by the coding sequence ATGAGCGAGCGTGACGACGTCGCCGACGTGGTGGTCATCGGCGGCGGAGCGGCCGGGCTGAGCGCGGCCGTGAACCTGGGGCGGGCGCGACGGTCGGTCGTCGTTGTGGATGCGGGACGTCCCCGCAACGCCCCGGCCGAGGGGGTGCACGCGTTCCTCACGCGCGACGGCACGCCACCGGCCGAGCTGCTGGCCGCCGGGCGCGCGGAGGTCGAACGGTACGGCGGCCGCATCGTGCGGGCGGCGGTGCGGGAGGCCGCGGGAACGGTCGGGGACTTCACCGTGTCTCTCGACGACGGCGGGCGGGTCCGTGCCCGCCGGATGCTGCTGGCGACGGGCGTCCGGGACGAGCTGCCCGACGTGCCCGGCCTGCGCGCACGGTGGGGCCGCGACGTCGTCCACTGCCCGTTCTGCCACGGCTGGGAGATCGCCGACCGGCGCATCGGCGTCGTCGGCAGCCCGATGGCGGTGCACCAGGCGCTCCTGTTCCGGGGGTGGAGCGACGACGTCACGCTGTTCCTCCGGGACGCGATCGAGCCCTCCGAGGAGGAGTGGGCGAAGCTCGCCGCCCGCGGGATCGCCGTGGTCGACGGCGCCCTCGCCGCCGTCGAGGTCACCGGCGACGCCGTGACGGGGGTCGTGCTCGCCGACGGCACCGTACGGCCCGTGGACGCGCTCGTGGTCGCGCCCCGCGTCCATGCGGACGTCGTGCCGGGACTGGGCGTGGCGGCGACGGAGCACCCGGCCGGTGTGGGGACCTACGTCGCCACGGACCAGGTCGGGGCGACGTCGGTGCCCGGGGTCTGGGCGGCGGGAAACCTGGCCGACCCCATGGCGCAGGTGATCCAGGCGGCCGCCGCGGGCACCCGGGCGGGCGCGGCGATCGTGGCCGACCTGCTCGAGGAGGAGCTCCGTGAGGCCCTGAGCTCGGCGCGCGGCCTGGCGCTCAGCCCCTGA
- a CDS encoding lipoate--protein ligase family protein, translated as MHGEYKVPGGKLVAADVETGGVDGDGQVLTDVRISGDFFLEPDEALDAIDRALTGIAADTPVARMATLVEAAVGPDAVLVGLTPEAVAIAVRRALGRATSWHDHTFDVIRSGPEEPFMHMALDDVLAQAVGEGTRGPTLRLWEWERTTVVIGSFQSMRNEIDPDGAARHGVTVTRRVSGGGAMFIEPGNTITYSLYVPASLVEGLSFEQSYAFLDDWVLGALRELGIEATYVPLNDIASPAGKIGGAAQKRYASGAVLHHVTMSYDIDAAKMLEVLRIGREKLSDKGTTSAAKRVDPLRSQTGMPREAIIDAFVGHFAGRYATRPGEITAEERARAERAVVERFATPEWLHRVP; from the coding sequence GTGCACGGTGAGTACAAGGTTCCTGGCGGCAAGCTGGTGGCTGCGGACGTCGAGACGGGCGGGGTCGACGGCGACGGCCAGGTGCTCACGGACGTCCGGATCAGCGGTGACTTCTTCCTCGAGCCGGACGAGGCGCTCGACGCCATCGACCGCGCGCTGACGGGCATCGCCGCCGACACGCCCGTCGCGCGGATGGCGACGCTCGTCGAGGCGGCCGTCGGGCCGGACGCCGTCCTCGTCGGGCTGACGCCGGAGGCGGTGGCGATCGCCGTCCGCCGCGCGCTCGGCCGCGCCACGAGCTGGCACGACCACACGTTCGACGTCATCCGCTCCGGTCCGGAGGAGCCGTTCATGCACATGGCGCTGGACGACGTCCTGGCGCAGGCCGTGGGCGAGGGGACCCGGGGACCCACGCTGCGGCTCTGGGAGTGGGAGCGCACCACCGTCGTCATCGGCTCGTTCCAGTCGATGCGCAACGAGATCGACCCCGACGGCGCCGCGCGGCACGGCGTGACGGTGACCCGGCGCGTCTCCGGCGGCGGGGCGATGTTCATCGAGCCGGGCAACACGATCACGTACTCCCTGTACGTCCCCGCGTCGCTCGTCGAGGGCCTGAGCTTCGAGCAGTCGTACGCGTTCCTCGACGACTGGGTGCTCGGCGCCCTGCGCGAGCTCGGCATCGAGGCGACGTACGTCCCGCTCAACGACATCGCGTCGCCGGCCGGCAAGATCGGCGGCGCGGCCCAGAAGCGGTACGCGAGCGGCGCCGTCCTGCACCACGTGACGATGTCCTACGACATCGACGCCGCGAAGATGCTCGAGGTGCTGCGGATCGGCCGGGAGAAGCTCTCGGACAAGGGCACGACGAGCGCCGCGAAGCGGGTGGACCCGCTCCGGTCGCAGACCGGGATGCCTCGCGAGGCGATCATCGACGCGTTCGTCGGCCACTTCGCCGGCCGGTACGCGACGCGGCCGGGCGAGATCACGGCCGAGGAGCGCGCACGTGCCGAACGGGCGGTCGTCGAGCGCTTCGCGACGCCGGAGTGGCTGCACCGGGTGCCCTGA
- a CDS encoding HhH-GPD-type base excision DNA repair protein yields MTTTLWLTGDPDADRLLARDPFALLVGMLLDQQVPMETAFAGPAKIADRMGGFDVRAIAEADPERFEELCRTPPAVHRFPGSMARRVQDLAQEVVSTYDGDVTNLWTRGEPDGAEVLRRLKVLPGFGDQKARIFLALLGKQREITPAGWREAAGAYGEDGARRSIADVTDPTSLAQVRATKKAAKAAAKAAQG; encoded by the coding sequence ATGACCACGACGCTCTGGCTCACGGGAGACCCGGACGCGGATCGCCTCCTGGCGCGCGACCCGTTCGCCCTCCTGGTGGGCATGCTCCTCGATCAGCAGGTCCCGATGGAGACGGCGTTCGCCGGCCCCGCGAAGATCGCCGACCGGATGGGCGGCTTCGACGTGCGGGCGATCGCCGAGGCGGACCCCGAGCGGTTCGAGGAGCTGTGCCGCACGCCGCCGGCGGTGCACCGGTTCCCCGGATCCATGGCGCGCCGGGTGCAGGACCTGGCGCAGGAGGTCGTGAGCACCTACGACGGCGACGTCACGAACCTGTGGACGCGGGGAGAGCCGGACGGCGCGGAGGTGCTCCGGCGGCTCAAGGTCCTCCCCGGCTTCGGCGACCAGAAGGCGCGCATCTTCCTCGCCCTGCTCGGCAAGCAGCGGGAGATCACGCCGGCCGGGTGGCGCGAGGCGGCGGGCGCCTACGGGGAGGACGGCGCGCGCCGGTCGATCGCCGACGTCACCGACCCGACGTCGCTCGCCCAGGTGCGTGCGACGAAGAAGGCTGCGAAGGCGGCCGCCAAGGCCGCACAGGGCTGA
- a CDS encoding pyridoxamine 5'-phosphate oxidase family protein, translating into MTLLQVEEPHDAHVHARLSRDPVVWLTTVRDDGVGHAVPMWFVWDDPQLLLWASPGTRKLAHLDSRPDVALHLDTAAGGTDAVLLDGVVRREGAAAWEVPAFTTKYGDELGGTEGARAWAETFSVPLVVDVARILAWDYPGGTFRQTTWPPGAEDAPAP; encoded by the coding sequence ATGACGCTGCTGCAGGTCGAGGAGCCGCACGACGCCCACGTCCACGCCCGGCTGAGCCGCGATCCGGTGGTGTGGCTGACGACCGTCCGGGACGACGGCGTGGGCCACGCCGTGCCCATGTGGTTCGTGTGGGACGACCCGCAGCTGCTGCTGTGGGCCTCGCCGGGCACGCGCAAGCTCGCGCACCTGGACTCGCGCCCGGACGTGGCGCTCCACCTCGACACGGCGGCGGGCGGCACGGACGCGGTGCTGCTCGACGGCGTCGTGCGCCGTGAAGGGGCGGCGGCGTGGGAGGTTCCCGCCTTCACCACGAAGTACGGCGACGAGCTCGGCGGCACGGAGGGCGCGCGGGCGTGGGCCGAGACGTTCAGCGTGCCGCTCGTCGTCGACGTCGCGCGCATCCTCGCGTGGGACTACCCGGGCGGGACGTTCCGCCAGACGACGTGGCCGCCCGGCGCCGAGGACGCCCCGGCGCCGTAG
- a CDS encoding YggS family pyridoxal phosphate-dependent enzyme: MTDVRATLAAARERIADAAGVVGRDPAEIDLLLAVKTQPVAAMRAAISAGGHLLGHNRVQEMAASGPELADLPHEMHLIGHLQSNKVRAALAWATCVQTVDDEALAVRLDRVAGDLGRSLDVFVQVNTSGETTKSGTTPEEAHGLARRIGALPSLRLRGFMTIGANSTDVDVVRASYASLARVRDDVVASGDEGTGLARELSMGMSGDLEIAVAAGATMVRLGTAVFGAR; the protein is encoded by the coding sequence ATGACCGACGTGCGGGCCACGCTCGCCGCGGCCCGCGAGCGGATCGCGGACGCCGCCGGCGTCGTCGGCCGCGACCCGGCAGAGATCGACCTCTTGCTCGCCGTGAAGACCCAGCCGGTCGCGGCGATGCGCGCGGCGATCTCCGCGGGCGGGCACCTCCTCGGGCACAACCGCGTGCAGGAGATGGCGGCGAGCGGCCCGGAGCTGGCCGACCTGCCGCACGAGATGCACCTCATCGGGCACCTGCAGTCGAACAAGGTCCGGGCTGCGCTCGCCTGGGCGACGTGCGTGCAGACCGTCGACGACGAGGCGCTCGCCGTCCGGCTCGACCGGGTCGCCGGCGATCTGGGCCGCAGCCTCGACGTCTTCGTGCAGGTGAACACGAGCGGCGAGACGACGAAGTCGGGGACGACGCCCGAGGAAGCCCATGGCCTCGCCCGGCGGATCGGCGCCCTCCCGAGCCTCCGGCTGCGCGGGTTCATGACGATCGGGGCCAACTCCACCGACGTCGACGTGGTGCGGGCGAGCTACGCGTCCCTGGCCCGGGTGCGCGACGACGTCGTCGCCTCCGGCGATGAGGGCACGGGCCTCGCGCGCGAGCTCTCGATGGGCATGAGCGGCGACCTGGAGATCGCCGTCGCGGCGGGCGCGACGATGGTGCGCCTCGGGACAGCCGTCTTCGGCGCGCGCTGA
- a CDS encoding pentapeptide repeat-containing protein yields MPRGHPPLRAVADSLAPRPAAPAAVLAPARPDGDATLDGADLRRADLGTLDDVAILASRLDGVRAPGADWRGVNLTECTLDAVDLAGARLEDVGLAASSVADARLTGATWLRAAWRDVAVRGGVAATMTFAQSRLRRVRFEGVDASGLELIDTELTEVAFVDCDLRGARLGGARVRSDVVVVGCDLDGATGLAALRGAQLGHGDAVSGLASMAAELGIRIGDDLEVQR; encoded by the coding sequence ATGCCCCGAGGACACCCGCCGCTGCGCGCCGTCGCCGACTCGCTCGCCCCGCGCCCGGCGGCCCCCGCCGCCGTGCTCGCTCCCGCTCGGCCGGACGGCGACGCGACGCTCGACGGCGCGGACCTGCGCCGCGCCGACCTCGGCACCCTCGACGACGTCGCGATCCTGGCGAGCCGCCTCGACGGCGTACGCGCACCGGGCGCCGACTGGCGCGGGGTGAACCTCACCGAGTGCACGCTCGACGCCGTCGACCTCGCCGGCGCGCGGCTCGAGGACGTCGGGCTGGCGGCGTCGTCGGTCGCCGACGCCCGGCTCACGGGCGCGACATGGCTCCGCGCCGCGTGGCGCGACGTCGCCGTTCGTGGCGGCGTCGCCGCGACCATGACGTTCGCCCAGTCGCGCCTGCGGCGCGTGCGGTTCGAGGGCGTCGACGCGTCGGGGCTCGAGCTCATCGACACGGAGCTGACCGAGGTCGCGTTCGTGGACTGCGACCTGCGCGGTGCCCGCCTGGGCGGCGCGCGCGTGCGCTCCGACGTCGTCGTCGTCGGCTGCGACCTCGACGGCGCGACCGGCCTGGCGGCCCTGCGCGGCGCCCAGCTGGGCCACGGCGACGCCGTGAGCGGGCTCGCGTCCATGGCGGCCGAGCTGGGCATCCGCATCGGCGACGACCTCGAGGTGCAGCGATGA
- a CDS encoding DUF4185 domain-containing protein, producing MSLQDSPLVASVRDLGVQFADNDVGITGQDAVSSVRLSDGTTFWIFGDTIEGPFDSIRGFELTEVLSNTGAIVPMQDISNGVREFRYLTDPQGTRARQLINFLPPEHKATQRLWAIHGTQVADQLYLYYHRITMDPERDVFETFQLDGMGVARAAVPDYQFERLPALDGSQEWWKGDEPGFGVWVQRHDEHLYLWGSIQPESKSAGDMYLARVRPDDIEDLAAYSYLVEAPTRARPDVTPRWSPTFAPTACLFDDVPNEMSSSWNEHLGAFISLTTFRRDNVLVIRTAPELTGPWSEPQVVYRPERTRPESLYNAGKEHPEFAREGGKVTYMTFIDSSVYRPHLIEITLA from the coding sequence ATGTCGCTGCAGGACAGTCCGCTGGTGGCGTCGGTCCGGGATCTGGGTGTCCAGTTCGCCGACAACGACGTCGGCATCACCGGGCAGGACGCCGTCAGCTCGGTCCGACTCTCCGACGGCACGACGTTCTGGATCTTCGGCGACACGATCGAGGGCCCGTTCGACTCCATCCGAGGCTTCGAGCTCACCGAGGTCCTCTCCAACACGGGCGCGATCGTGCCCATGCAGGACATCTCGAACGGGGTGCGCGAGTTCCGGTACCTGACGGACCCGCAGGGCACGCGAGCGCGGCAGCTCATCAACTTCCTCCCGCCCGAGCACAAGGCGACGCAACGGCTCTGGGCGATCCACGGCACCCAGGTCGCCGACCAGCTGTACCTCTACTACCACCGCATCACGATGGACCCCGAGCGGGACGTCTTCGAGACGTTCCAGCTCGACGGCATGGGGGTGGCCCGCGCGGCCGTCCCGGACTACCAGTTCGAGCGACTGCCCGCCCTCGACGGCAGCCAGGAGTGGTGGAAGGGCGACGAGCCCGGCTTCGGGGTCTGGGTGCAGCGGCACGACGAGCACCTCTACCTCTGGGGCTCGATCCAGCCGGAGTCGAAGTCGGCCGGTGACATGTACCTCGCCCGGGTGCGCCCGGACGACATCGAGGACCTGGCCGCGTACTCCTACCTCGTGGAGGCGCCGACACGGGCGCGCCCGGACGTGACGCCGCGCTGGTCGCCGACGTTCGCGCCCACCGCCTGCCTGTTCGACGACGTACCCAACGAGATGTCGTCGTCGTGGAACGAGCATCTGGGAGCGTTCATCTCCCTGACCACGTTCCGGCGCGACAACGTGCTGGTGATCCGCACAGCTCCGGAGCTCACCGGGCCGTGGAGCGAGCCGCAGGTGGTCTACCGCCCGGAACGCACCCGGCCGGAGTCGTTGTACAACGCGGGCAAGGAGCATCCGGAGTTCGCCCGCGAGGGCGGCAAGGTCACCTACATGACCTTCATCGACTCCTCGGTCTACCGGCCGCACCTCATCGAGATCACTCTCGCGTGA
- a CDS encoding FadR/GntR family transcriptional regulator yields the protein MGTSRSTRALASQADVRGRIRTLIVERGLGPGDLLPTEPELMATLGVSRNSLREAIKGLQAVGIVDVRHGYGTYVGAGDLQSLEDGLSFRLAVSLDRDLRDVRELLQVRRALEVGLAREVTAYWSTHPMDPLSDVVAEMEAAAASGQYFPDEDWRFHAALYAPLDNRLILELLRVFWRTFHEIDPRLPGPRYTPSDAAGWHRRICDALAAGDPDAAAVAMADHFSGISVRLATADGAEPAG from the coding sequence ATGGGGACGTCGCGCAGCACTCGCGCCCTCGCGAGCCAGGCCGACGTGCGCGGCCGCATCCGCACCCTCATCGTCGAGCGCGGTCTCGGCCCCGGCGACCTGCTCCCGACAGAGCCCGAGCTCATGGCGACGCTCGGGGTCTCCCGCAACTCGCTGCGCGAGGCGATCAAGGGACTCCAGGCGGTCGGGATCGTGGACGTGCGCCACGGGTACGGCACGTACGTCGGCGCCGGTGACCTGCAGTCCCTCGAGGACGGCCTGAGCTTCCGGCTCGCGGTGTCGCTCGACCGGGACCTGCGGGACGTCCGCGAGCTGCTCCAGGTGCGTCGCGCGCTCGAGGTCGGGCTGGCGCGTGAGGTCACCGCGTACTGGTCGACGCACCCGATGGACCCGCTGAGCGACGTCGTCGCGGAGATGGAGGCGGCTGCAGCGTCCGGTCAGTACTTCCCCGACGAGGACTGGCGGTTCCACGCCGCCCTGTACGCGCCCCTCGACAACCGCCTGATCCTCGAGCTGCTGCGCGTGTTCTGGCGGACGTTCCACGAGATCGACCCGCGCCTGCCAGGTCCGCGGTACACGCCGTCCGACGCCGCCGGATGGCACCGCCGCATCTGCGATGCGCTCGCGGCCGGCGACCCGGACGCGGCGGCGGTCGCGATGGCTGACCACTTCTCCGGGATCAGCGTCCGCCTCGCGACGGCCGACGGCGCCGAGCCCGCCGGGTAG